Proteins encoded within one genomic window of bacterium:
- a CDS encoding MATE family efflux transporter yields MFGIDPAKRRLYVAIWKLAWPIAGANFLSRAASIVDTAMVGRLAATSLAGMGIAQVPVFIAMAVQRGLGIGGQVLVAFHTGAAEPERRLKVARAVVAICALVSIGLGLLLWPLSPWMCEFMGAHGETLNQALSYLRIYYITLVFSGSFFVLSAVFQGVGDSRTPLIVTLAVNIIHVLISYAAIFGNWGAPKLGVVGAALGVGISEAIGAITLAVIACRRGYWSPAIRGLSLRAAKAVWGLGSPTVAERLIVNTMQGFYYRFLTGFGPAAIAAHRIGIDMEAVAFLPALGFGQAATTMVGQKLGAKDERGAREAGWTTTWIATAFMAILGLSFYFFSHQWIALFTDDPAVRVLGIKFCTVAAAIQVPLALAIVLAGALRGAGETRWVMFTPILGGWIVRLPLSYLFGYTLGFGLMGIWWSMMGDWIVRSVALGGKFKTLHFRLRDRVRIPPPTRTTIDADTRDLGS; encoded by the coding sequence ATGTTCGGGATCGATCCCGCCAAACGGCGCCTCTACGTTGCCATCTGGAAACTCGCCTGGCCGATTGCGGGAGCCAATTTCCTGTCACGGGCGGCGTCGATTGTCGACACCGCGATGGTCGGACGGCTCGCGGCAACGTCGCTGGCGGGGATGGGGATCGCGCAGGTGCCGGTCTTCATCGCGATGGCGGTGCAGCGCGGGCTGGGGATCGGCGGCCAGGTGCTGGTGGCCTTTCACACCGGGGCGGCGGAGCCGGAACGCCGTTTGAAAGTCGCCCGCGCCGTGGTGGCGATCTGCGCGCTGGTCTCGATCGGGCTGGGGCTGCTCTTGTGGCCGCTGTCGCCATGGATGTGCGAATTCATGGGGGCGCACGGGGAGACGCTCAATCAAGCGCTCTCTTACCTGCGCATCTACTACATCACGCTGGTCTTCTCCGGATCGTTCTTCGTTCTCTCGGCGGTCTTTCAGGGCGTGGGAGATTCGCGCACACCACTGATCGTGACCTTGGCGGTCAACATCATTCATGTCCTGATCTCCTATGCCGCCATCTTCGGCAACTGGGGAGCGCCCAAGCTGGGAGTGGTCGGCGCGGCGTTGGGAGTGGGAATCTCCGAAGCGATCGGGGCGATCACGCTGGCGGTCATTGCCTGCCGGCGCGGGTACTGGAGCCCGGCGATCCGGGGCTTATCGCTGCGCGCGGCGAAGGCGGTCTGGGGATTGGGCTCGCCGACCGTGGCCGAACGGTTGATCGTCAACACCATGCAGGGGTTCTACTACCGGTTTTTGACCGGTTTCGGTCCGGCGGCGATCGCCGCGCACCGTATCGGCATCGACATGGAGGCGGTGGCCTTCCTCCCGGCCCTGGGGTTCGGGCAGGCAGCGACCACGATGGTCGGCCAGAAACTGGGGGCCAAGGATGAACGCGGCGCGCGCGAGGCGGGCTGGACCACCACCTGGATTGCGACCGCCTTCATGGCGATCCTGGGGCTGTCGTTCTATTTCTTTTCCCACCAATGGATTGCGCTGTTCACCGATGATCCGGCCGTGCGGGTGCTCGGCATCAAGTTCTGCACCGTGGCCGCCGCCATCCAGGTCCCGCTGGCCTTAGCCATCGTGTTGGCGGGCGCGCTCCGCGGCGCCGGCGAAACCCGCTGGGTCATGTTCACCCCGATTCTCGGCGGATGGATCGTGCGACTCCCTTTGTCGTATCTGTTTGGTTATACTCTCGGCTTTGGTTTGATGGGAATCTGGTGGTCGATGATGGGAGACTGGATCGTGCGCAGCGTCGCGTTGGGCGGAAAATTCAAGACACTTCACTTCCGTCTGCGGGACCGTGTGCGCATCCCGCCACCGACACGGACCACCATTGACGCCGACACCCGCGATCTGGGATCTTAG
- a CDS encoding class I SAM-dependent methyltransferase, translating into MHPEPEHLRHDYAEAYDIAFDWRDLTRECNALDEIYRLHSGHDRPPRSFLDVCCGPGFHCLEYARRGVRSHGLDLSEAMLAYARGKAAREQTAVEFVHADMRDFLLREPVDLAFCPMGSFHYLLSNDDIVRHLRCLARSMTPGGIYVIEANHPRHVFRLPRPEMNDWGTRIDGQIVTMSWSGDWEAERNGTRVKLHWGTDDGGYDPITQIATSRVRIELTRNGSSRVWEFKDPDRYLTHQEFLLLIEKSDAFEPVAWLGGLDPGRPLDNSDRSSWMVPVLRRK; encoded by the coding sequence GTGCACCCCGAACCCGAACACTTGCGCCACGACTACGCCGAGGCCTACGACATCGCCTTCGACTGGCGCGACCTGACCCGCGAATGCAACGCCCTCGATGAGATCTACCGTCTGCACTCCGGCCACGATCGTCCGCCGCGGTCCTTCCTCGATGTCTGTTGTGGTCCGGGATTCCACTGCCTCGAATACGCGCGGCGGGGCGTCCGTTCGCATGGATTGGATTTGAGCGAGGCGATGCTCGCCTATGCGCGCGGGAAGGCGGCGCGAGAACAGACCGCGGTCGAGTTCGTGCACGCGGATATGCGCGATTTCCTGCTGCGCGAGCCGGTCGATCTGGCGTTTTGCCCGATGGGGTCCTTTCATTACCTGCTGTCCAACGACGATATCGTGCGGCATCTGCGCTGCCTGGCGCGCAGCATGACCCCCGGCGGCATCTACGTCATCGAAGCCAACCACCCCCGCCATGTCTTCCGTCTGCCGCGTCCGGAGATGAATGATTGGGGCACGCGCATTGACGGTCAGATCGTCACGATGTCCTGGAGCGGCGACTGGGAGGCCGAACGCAACGGCACGCGGGTGAAATTGCACTGGGGGACCGATGACGGCGGCTACGATCCCATCACGCAGATCGCCACTTCGCGTGTGCGCATCGAATTGACACGCAACGGCTCCTCGCGCGTCTGGGAATTCAAGGACCCCGACCGCTATCTCACGCATCAGGAGTTCCTGCTTTTGATCGAAAAGTCCGACGCCTTCGAGCCGGTCGCTTGGCTGGGCGGCCTCGACCCCGGCCGTCCGCTCGACAACAGCGACCGCTCGTCGTGGATGGTGCCGGTGTTGCGGCGGAAGTAG